One stretch of Rhipicephalus sanguineus isolate Rsan-2018 chromosome 10, BIME_Rsan_1.4, whole genome shotgun sequence DNA includes these proteins:
- the LOC119406595 gene encoding uncharacterized protein LOC119406595, with amino-acid sequence MECLAYSVMELMDSDSEDEEADALLCQFGVQLVRSDRNRIPTYYVNVVGRYYEFEFKRLFRLSRDTFERLATRFEHSPFFPKPHGGRPQIPAGKTCLIALSYLGSQTSMYKIADTFDVSESSVSLCLRRILQFLFSISAEIISWPTGAEREACKAGFLTRSKGKGPTNTIGSVDGCHIEILKPKESPASYFNRKKFPSIILQGICDSKSRLIDVCVGFPGSAHDSRVLANSTFFDDAEEKCGGDYILGDAAYPLLPWLLTPYRDCGTTLEPFKTRFNKRLSQQRVAIEHTFGMLTT; translated from the coding sequence ATGGAATGTCTTGCGTACAGCGTTATGGAGCTCATGGACTCAGACAGCGAAGATGAAGAGGCCGATGCGTTGTTGTGCCAATTCGGCGTACAACTTGTCCGCAGCGACCGGAACAGAATTCCAACCTACTACGTGAACGTAGTTGGTCGCTATTACGAGTTTGAGTTCAAGCGACTGTTTCGACTTTCGAGGGACACTTTCGAAAGACTGGCTACAAGGTTTGAACATTCACCTTTTTTCCCTAAGCCGCACGGAGGACGCCCGCAAATTCCAGCGGGCAAGACGTGCTTAATAGCGCTAAGCTATTTGGGGTCTCAGACTAGTATGTACAAGATCGCCGACACGTTTGACGTGTCCGAATCGTCTGTTTCGCTCTGTCTGCGCAGGATTCTGCAATTCCTGTTCAGCATCAGTGCGGAAATCATATCGTGGCCAACAGGAGCAGAGCGCGAAGCCTGCAAAGCTGGCTTTTTGACACGGAGCAAAGGAAAAGGTCCCACAAATACAATTGGCAGTGTAGACGGGTGTCACATTGAGATACTGAAGCCAAAGGAGTCGCCAGCATCATATTTCAATAGGAAAAAATTTCCCTCTATCATACTGCAAGGCATCTGCGACTCCAAGAGCCGCCTCATTGATGTATGTGTGGGTTTTCCAGGGTCGGCTCACGACTCTCGCGTCCTGGCGAACAGCACCTTTTTTGATGATGCTGAAGAAAAATGTGGCGGAGACTACATCCTTGGCGACGCAGCATATCCGCTGCTGCCTTGGTTGCTGACCCCCTACAGAGATTGTGGGACCACATTAGAACCTTTCAAGACGCGCTTCAACAAAAGGCTCAGCCAACAGAGAGTGGCCATCGAGCATACCTTCGGTATGTTGACGACTTAA